A window of Aquibium oceanicum genomic DNA:
CGTTGATACTTCCAAACTGGTCGATGAGCGCAGCGACGCGCGGATGAACTTCCGCACCAAGCCGCGCATCAAGGAGGCCATCCAGCAGGCCGCGGCGCTGTCGGGAGTGGACGATTCCACTTTCACGATGAATGCCGCCTATCAGGCCGCGATGGAGACCATCGCGGCGCACGAACATACCATGCTGAAGCCGGCGGATTACGAGGCGTTCTTCACCGC
This region includes:
- a CDS encoding DUF1778 domain-containing protein, which codes for MLGFVDTSKLVDERSDARMNFRTKPRIKEAIQQAAALSGVDDSTFTMNAAYQAAMETIAAHEHTMLKPADYEAFFTALDSAPEPTETLRAAFRRHRDTIVSR